In Mixta intestinalis, the following are encoded in one genomic region:
- a CDS encoding DUF1190 family protein, protein MKRTKNINRDAFRKSWRARHLTPVALAVTAVFMLAGCEKTDETVSLYQNAEDCSKANPDQSAQCTTAYNNALKEAEKTAPKYATREDCVAEFGEGQCQQAPSSTGANAEAHQSGSFWMPLMAGYMMARMMGGGAGFAPQPLFSSKNPASPMNGKFVDASGRSYGSATPGRTMTVPKTALAPKPATTSTVTRGGFGESVAKHATMQRSSATGTSNRSLGG, encoded by the coding sequence ATGAAACGGACAAAAAATATTAATCGCGACGCCTTCCGTAAGAGCTGGCGCGCCCGTCATCTGACGCCTGTCGCACTGGCTGTTACCGCCGTCTTTATGCTGGCAGGCTGCGAAAAAACCGACGAAACGGTATCCCTTTATCAAAATGCTGAAGATTGCAGCAAAGCAAACCCGGATCAGAGCGCCCAGTGCACCACGGCCTATAACAATGCGCTGAAAGAAGCGGAAAAAACCGCGCCGAAATATGCCACACGCGAAGACTGCGTAGCGGAGTTTGGTGAAGGCCAGTGCCAGCAGGCACCATCTTCAACCGGCGCGAACGCGGAAGCGCATCAAAGCGGCAGCTTCTGGATGCCGCTGATGGCGGGCTATATGATGGCGCGCATGATGGGCGGCGGCGCTGGTTTTGCACCGCAGCCACTTTTCAGCTCTAAAAATCCGGCCAGCCCGATGAACGGCAAGTTTGTTGATGCCAGCGGTCGTAGCTACGGCTCCGCCACGCCGGGCCGCACCATGACGGTACCGAAAACCGCGCTGGCACCGAAACCGGCTACTACCAGCACGGTAACGCGCGGCGGATTCGGTGAATCTGTCGCTAAACATGCCACCATGCAGCGCAGCAGTGCCACCGGCACCAGCAACCGCTCGCTGGGAGGCTAA
- the nudF gene encoding ADP-ribose diphosphatase: MVKKTKYPVTFGKNDVEIIAREPLYEGFFSLIRYRFRHRLFNGQMSNEVVREVFERGHAAVLLPYDPLRDEVVLIEQIRIPAYDTSPTPWLLELVAGIIEPGESVEQVVRREAMEEAGLTVERVQPIINYLASPGGTSERLSVLVGEVDASVAQGCHGLEDENEDILVHVVSREQAYRWVEEGKIDNAASVIALQWLMLHYEKLRKEWNPT; this comes from the coding sequence ATGGTTAAGAAAACAAAATACCCAGTGACTTTCGGCAAAAACGATGTAGAAATTATTGCACGCGAGCCGCTGTATGAAGGATTTTTTTCTTTAATCCGCTATCGCTTTCGTCATCGCCTGTTTAACGGGCAGATGAGTAACGAAGTGGTGCGCGAAGTTTTTGAGCGCGGGCACGCGGCAGTCCTGCTACCCTATGATCCCCTGCGCGATGAAGTGGTGCTAATCGAACAGATCCGCATACCCGCTTATGATACCAGCCCGACGCCCTGGCTACTGGAACTGGTGGCCGGGATCATTGAGCCTGGTGAAAGCGTGGAGCAGGTAGTGCGCCGTGAGGCGATGGAAGAGGCGGGACTGACGGTAGAACGCGTGCAGCCGATTATTAACTACCTGGCAAGTCCGGGTGGCACCAGCGAGCGCTTGTCGGTGCTGGTGGGAGAAGTGGATGCCAGCGTGGCACAAGGATGCCACGGTCTGGAGGATGAGAATGAGGATATTCTTGTGCATGTGGTGAGTCGCGAACAGGCTTACCGCTGGGTGGAAGAGGGGAAAATTGATAACGCGGCGTCCGTCATCGCTCTGCAATGGCTGATGTTGCACTATGAGAAATTGCGAAAAGAGTGGAATCCAACATGA
- the tolC gene encoding outer membrane channel protein TolC: MKKLLPLLIGLSLGGFSVASQAENLLQIYQQARLTNPDLRSSAADRDAAFEKINEARSPLLPQLGLGADYTYNSGYRDSRDTHSNTTSGSLRLTQTLFDMSKWRALTLQEKNAGIQDVSYQASQQNLMLNTATAYFNVLRAIDSLSYIEAQKQSIYRQLDQTTQRFNVGLVAITDVQNARAQYDNVLANEVSARNALDNAVETLRQVTGNYYPTLASLNIDRFRTDKPQPVNALLKEAESRNLNLLSARLSQDLAREQIRSEESGHLPTLDLSASTNMSNNKYGGSRSVQSDSITGNNQVGLSFNLPLYNGGAVSSRVKQAQYAFVSASEQLESAHRSTVQTVRSSFNNINASISSIDAYKQAVVSAQSSLDAMEAGYQVGTRTIVDVLDATTTLYNAKQQLSDARYDYLINQLNIKSALGTLNEQDLATLNASLGKEIPTSPDTVAPENPQQDAAADRGTPLQSASNQNAESAAPAAAASQSGNPFRH; the protein is encoded by the coding sequence ATGAAGAAACTGCTCCCTTTATTAATTGGCCTGAGCCTGGGCGGCTTCAGCGTAGCAAGTCAGGCGGAGAACCTGCTGCAGATTTATCAACAGGCCCGATTGACTAACCCCGATCTGCGCAGCTCAGCAGCTGACCGTGACGCGGCATTTGAAAAGATTAACGAAGCACGCAGCCCATTACTGCCTCAGTTAGGTCTGGGCGCTGATTATACCTATAACAGCGGCTATCGCGACAGTCGTGATACTCACTCGAATACGACCAGTGGCTCGCTGCGCCTGACGCAAACCCTGTTCGATATGAGCAAATGGCGCGCCCTGACGTTGCAGGAAAAAAACGCCGGTATTCAGGATGTCAGCTATCAGGCATCGCAACAGAATCTGATGCTGAACACCGCCACCGCCTATTTTAACGTGCTGCGCGCGATCGATTCGCTCTCCTATATCGAAGCACAGAAACAATCTATCTATCGCCAGCTCGATCAAACCACCCAGCGCTTCAACGTGGGTCTGGTAGCGATTACCGACGTGCAGAACGCCCGCGCTCAGTATGATAACGTGCTGGCGAATGAAGTCTCAGCGCGTAACGCGCTTGATAACGCGGTAGAAACGCTGCGTCAGGTCACCGGTAACTACTACCCGACGCTCGCCTCGCTGAACATCGATCGCTTCCGCACCGATAAACCGCAGCCGGTTAACGCGCTGCTGAAAGAGGCGGAAAGCCGTAACCTCAACCTGCTTTCGGCACGTCTGTCACAGGATTTGGCGCGTGAGCAGATCCGCTCTGAAGAATCTGGTCACTTGCCGACGCTCGATTTGAGCGCCTCGACCAATATGTCGAACAACAAATATGGCGGCAGCCGTTCGGTACAGAGCGACAGCATTACCGGTAATAACCAGGTTGGCCTGAGCTTTAACCTGCCGCTTTATAACGGTGGCGCGGTATCTTCACGCGTGAAACAGGCACAGTACGCTTTCGTCAGCGCCAGCGAGCAGCTGGAAAGCGCACATCGCTCCACGGTGCAGACGGTACGGTCCTCTTTCAATAACATTAATGCCTCTATCAGCAGCATTGACGCCTACAAACAGGCGGTAGTGTCTGCGCAAAGCTCTCTGGATGCGATGGAAGCAGGTTATCAGGTTGGTACGCGTACCATCGTTGATGTGCTGGACGCCACCACTACGCTGTACAACGCCAAGCAGCAGCTTTCCGATGCACGCTATGATTACCTGATTAATCAGTTAAATATTAAATCTGCGCTGGGCACGCTGAACGAGCAGGATCTGGCGACGCTGAACGCCAGCCTCGGTAAAGAGATCCCGACGTCACCGGACACGGTCGCGCCGGAAAATCCGCAGCAGGATGCAGCAGCCGATCGCGGTACACCGCTGCAATCCGCCTCGAATCAGAATGCAGAAAGCGCAGCGCCAGCTGCCGCAGCAAGCCAGAGCGGTAACCCGTTCCGCCACTAA
- a CDS encoding DUF1249 family protein: MIKRYVPDFPEMMRLSETNFAQLRRLLPRDDEAGASVTYQVNGASYSITVIESTRYTTLVEIRQTAPAVSYWSLPSMSVRLYHDAMVAEVCSTQQIYRFKARYDYPNKKLHQRDEKHQINQFLADWLRYCLSHGAMAVPAW; encoded by the coding sequence ATGATCAAGCGCTACGTCCCTGATTTTCCCGAAATGATGCGGCTAAGCGAAACCAATTTCGCCCAGCTGCGTCGTTTGCTGCCACGCGACGATGAGGCGGGGGCTTCGGTGACCTATCAGGTAAACGGCGCCAGCTACAGCATTACCGTTATTGAATCTACGCGCTACACCACGCTGGTGGAGATCCGTCAAACCGCGCCCGCCGTCAGCTACTGGAGTCTCCCTTCCATGTCTGTCAGGCTATATCATGACGCGATGGTTGCTGAAGTGTGTTCAACGCAGCAGATCTATCGCTTTAAAGCGCGCTATGATTATCCGAACAAAAAGTTACACCAGCGTGATGAAAAACATCAGATCAACCAGTTCCTCGCTGACTGGCTGCGTTATTGTCTGTCGCACGGCGCGATGGCCGTTCCGGCCTGGTAA